The DNA segment TGAGATAGACGACGGCCGCCTGGTCAGCCTGCTCCCCGACTGGCAACCCACCGAAGGTGTGATCAGCGCTGTCTTCCCTTCAAGGCGCGGGCTGTTACCGTCGGTGCGCACCTTGATCGACTTTCTGGCGCAGGCGTTTGAAAAACACCAGCAAAGCCAGGCCGCGAGAACGTCAAACTTCGATGAGTCCAGCTAGAGCCACGAAGCGCCTGGCCGCTGTTTTACTCCCGGGCGAGGCACAACGAAACGTCCACTATCGCGCCACACAAATCCGCACCGTGGCGCCATCAGGCACTGCCATTACCCTGCCAGTATTTACGCAGCGTCTTTTTGAGCTAGCCTTGCCCTGCCGCTCCTTCTTACACAGTGAACTCATGGAAACGCTCACCAAAACAGAGATCGAAAGTGCTCTTTCCAGTCGCCTACCCAACTGTGTCGTCACCTGCCTGATCAACCCGGACGGCAGCCTCTCAGTGACTGTTTTAGCGCCAGATGCCAATCAATTCACCATCGCGAGCATCAATCGTGCCCAGTATCACGCCGAGTCGGGAATCAATAGGCTTGTCCGGGAGATCCTCGAGGAAATGGTGGTATCCCGGCAATCATCCCACCTGCCGCCGGAGGGGTAATCGCCTTGGCGAGAATGCCCGGATAGTGACCGATCCCCGGCTCGGAGGTGGCGATACACACCCACAATTCGGCGGTGAATTGGGGGTGCGCCGAGGCCTTGAAAGTCGCGGCGGATCAGTGACCTGCGCCGCTTCGTTCTGCACCAGGGGCGCGTCAGAGAATCGGCTTGCCGCCGGTCACGCCATAACGTTCACCGGAGATGTAACTGCCCTCGTCCGACGCCAGCAGTACGTAAATCGGCGCCACCTCGACCGGTTGGCCTGGCCGACCGAGGGGCGTATTGGCACCGAAATGCTTCACCGCCTCCTGCGACATAGTCGATACGATCAAGGGCGTCCAGATTGGCCCCGGTGCAACGCTGTTGACGCGGATACCGCGCTTACCCAGCAACTGCGCCAGCCCGGCGGTGAAGTTCGCGATGGCGCCTTTGGTGGCCGCGTAAGGTAACAGCGTCGGGTTGGGGGTGTCGGAGTTGACCGAGCTGGTGTTGATGATGGAACTGCCCTCGGCCATGTGGGGCAGCGCGGCCTTGCAGATGCGAAACATCGCTGTCACGTTGACATCGAATGTCATTACCCATTCTTCATCGCTGATTTCTTCAAGGGTTTCGTGGGACATCTGGAACGCAGCATTGTTGACCAGGATGTCGATGCGCCCGAACGTCTCCACCGTGTCATTCACGATGGCCGCACACTGCGCCAGGTTCCTCAGATCTCCCGGCAGCAGCAGGCATTGGCGCCCGGCCGCCTCGACCCAGCGCGCAGTCTCTTTTGCGTCCTCGTGTTCGTCCAGGTATGACACCGCTACGTCAGCGCCTTCCCGGGCAAAAGCGATGGCCACGGCGCGCCCGATGCCGCTGTCAGCCCCGGTGATCAAGGCGATTTTGTTGGCAAGCCGGCCTGAGCCTTTATAGGTTTGTTCACCGCAATCGGGCTGGGGATCCATTCGGCGTTGATCACCCGGCACAGGTTGCTGTTGAGGTGCGAAAGGGGGTTTTGGATAGTTGATCATCAGTGTTCCTCCTGGGTTTTCCTCTTCTTGCGAGGACACCCCGGGGGCGTTAGTTCAGATCAAATTGCGAAATCCGGATTAGCGTCAGGGCGGCCGGTGTCTACCCGTCATATCCGGCATCGCCCCACTGCTGATCAGTACCAATGGGTCGTCATCGACCAGCAGTCTCTCGAAACGCCGTTGAGAAAGGCAGTCGTCTGCGGCCGACTCAAGTCCGGCCGATACAGGCGCCTCGGACCGGCACACGGGGCACGGGGCACGCAGACGGTCATGGGGCAGGATCGAGGGCAGTGGGTGTAGATCTCGCCCCCCACGCTGAGGCAGGATGCAGTTTTACAGTGCGGGTGAGTTATGGCGGTCCCTCAAGACAAACAAGAGTTGCTCGATGCCATTAATGCAACCTATGAAAAATTACTCAGCGTCATCCGGCGGGT comes from the Pseudomonas shahriarae genome and includes:
- a CDS encoding SDR family oxidoreductase; this translates as MINYPKPPFAPQQQPVPGDQRRMDPQPDCGEQTYKGSGRLANKIALITGADSGIGRAVAIAFAREGADVAVSYLDEHEDAKETARWVEAAGRQCLLLPGDLRNLAQCAAIVNDTVETFGRIDILVNNAAFQMSHETLEEISDEEWVMTFDVNVTAMFRICKAALPHMAEGSSIINTSSVNSDTPNPTLLPYAATKGAIANFTAGLAQLLGKRGIRVNSVAPGPIWTPLIVSTMSQEAVKHFGANTPLGRPGQPVEVAPIYVLLASDEGSYISGERYGVTGGKPIL